One genomic segment of Scylla paramamosain isolate STU-SP2022 chromosome 11, ASM3559412v1, whole genome shotgun sequence includes these proteins:
- the LOC135105038 gene encoding solute carrier family 2, facilitated glucose transporter member 3-like isoform X2, producing the protein MYYPTSIFHMEGTSAGCVTPVLVIAVAASLLGSSIPAGYCLGVINTPQEIIRQWVRRALMDTYELELTEKVEVSVWAVVVSLFIGGAITGASLGGRLTDAMGRRMSLLMNHLLCLISGIFLMSCKFIGSVEMLVIGRFMSGLYTGLATCIVPTYLSEVAPAELKGVMGVVFPLGMTTGVVLSQVLGLDSILGTENGWPFLLGAFIVLVVLAILAHPALPESPIYCYAMGQDEAKGLRELQRLRGKDSKVVEVEDSALRTLAHQIKEAQWSNTWNAMWLLRSSTYRTPLLLTILVNTAQQFSGVNAVFYYSTLIFRSAGLDLYQSQGASIGAGAINALMAILAVPLVKHCRRRVLLLTSIVLCVLCQSVLVGALWFLPSYSWASYVAIFSLLAYVLVFGIGLGPIPYMIATELFPVGPRSVGIAVGGTTNWLTNMIVGLTFPVLQSEMAEFSFIIFIASMCFFTIFIYKFLPETFRGMHIVSQEDVTSESSRKTIVDLDINGPAAV; encoded by the exons ATAATCCGGCAATGGGTGCGGCGAGCGCTGATGGACACTTACGAGCTGGAGTTGACGGAGAAAGTCGAGGTGTCAGTGTGGGCGGTGGTGGTTTCTCTCTTCATCGGGGGAGCTATCACCGGCGCCTCGCTCGGTGGTCGCCTCACAGACGCCATGGGAAG GAGGATGTCCCTGCTAATGAATCACCTGCTGTGCCTCATCTCAGGCATCTTCCTCATGTCCTGTAAATTCATCGGATCTGTGGAGATGCTGGTGATTGGCAGGTTCATGTCTGGTCTCTATACAG GCCTTGCAACCTGCATTGTCCCAACGTACCTATCTGAGGTAGCACCGGCCGAACTCAAGGGAGTGATGGGGGTTGTGTTTCCTTTGGGCATGACTACTGGCGTTGTTCTCTCTCAAGTTTTGGGATTGGACAGCATTTTGG GTACTGAAAATGGTTGGCCTTTCTTGCTGGGTGCTTTcatagtgctggtggtgttggccATCTTAGCACATCCAGCACTGCCTGAGTCTCCAATCTACTGCTATGCTATGGGGCAAGATGAGGCCAAAGGACTGAGAG AGCTTCAACGTCTGAGAGGGAAAGACAGCAAAGTAGTGGAGGTTGAGGATTCTGCCTTGAGGACTCTTGCCCACCAGATCAAAGAGGCCCAGTGGAGCAACACCTGGAATGCCATGTGGCTGCTTCGCTCTAGCACCTACAGGACGCCTCTTCTGCTCACCATTCTTGTTAATACAGCACAACAATTCTCTGGAGTTAATGCT GTTTTTTATTACTCTACCCTAATTTTCCGGAGCGCTGGTCTGGATCTGTACCAGAGTCAGGGAGCATCTATTGGTGCTGGAGCCATCAATGCACTCATGGCCATACTGGCAGTGCCCCTTGTCAA ACACTGTCGGCGGAGGGTGCTGCTGCTGACCTCCATAGTACTGTGTGTCCTGTGTCAGAGTGTGTTGGTGGGGGCACTATggttcctcccttcctactcCTGGGCTTCCTATGTTGCCATTTTCAGCCTCCTGGCCTATGTACTGGTTTTTGGTATTGGCCTAGGACCAATTCCCTACATGATTGCAACAG AACTTTTCCCAGTGGGGCCTCGGTCAGTGGGTATTGCTGTGGGTGGCACCACCAACTGGCTCACCAATATGATAGTTGGTCTCACCTTCCCTGTTCTGCAGTCTGAGATGGCAgagttttccttcattattttcattgccTCCATGTGTTTCTTTACTATCTTCATCTACAA atttcttcCTGAGACTTTCAGAGGAATGCACATTGTCTCTCAAGAAGATGTGACCAGTGAATCAAGTAGAAAGACCATAGTTGACCTTGATATTAATGGTCCAGCTGCAGTGTAA